The following are from one region of the Stanieria sp. NIES-3757 genome:
- a CDS encoding hypothetical protein (protein of unknown function DUF839), with translation MGIKRRHFLMFLGAGVGSIAFKNMGQNGQEFSPSHQSGVALAKNSLSKIFEPIKGAMPLEIYGLSAAEQKESFSTFEVVDDLVLPEGFTYQVIISWGDRIGESDHFGYNNDYVTLIETSPNQGYLVVNHEYISAKPWRQGYQTVIGKSLPFDEVMKAMAAAGGEIDAFSLPDDDPLKSKIYEISKAAQYDAGLSIISVRKKSDGTWERTYSKSDRRITGISGLEDGKYLKVTGPAAAVFRKSSGKGYLDGLSDRIIGTHQNCAGGTTPWGTVFSAEENFQGEVAEAVYADGTSFPPSTVPFSLVTEAGEIEDLSGQGNVFGYQGNKYGWAVEVDPANPNDYGTKHSWLGRYRHEAFAFRAVAGKNLAVYSGCDRRGGHFYKFISTDLVQDTTSKENSRLMEKGILYAAKFNPDGTGSWIALQPDTPINPEMPSVHTGGMIPLPNRPDGGFTPVTEDSVAQAFAQKYQTLADLYQGNNEEELQGAILIDAHFAASAAGATCTARPEDADLNNEGILFIAFTSGSVSDSDGSPNQNIFQGPNGESAYEHGWIMKLAEDNDDPAAMTFQWELFATGGEPAEGGLGFSNPDNLLFDRQDNLWMVTDISTDKHNQEIVSRVNSDGTFVSQSDLRSLFGNNSVWYFPTSGGNAGEAYLFAYGPMDCEICGLWLTEDEKTLFLAPQHPGEFNGIRQGLKSETRSFAMKTTTGENFLQTRQVPIGSNWPDKTVDTPPKPSVVAVRRLDGRKITKA, from the coding sequence ATGGGAATTAAACGTAGGCATTTTCTGATGTTTTTGGGTGCAGGTGTTGGTTCGATTGCTTTCAAAAATATGGGACAAAATGGACAGGAATTTTCCCCTTCTCATCAAAGTGGTGTTGCTTTAGCAAAAAATTCACTTAGTAAGATATTTGAACCTATTAAAGGAGCAATGCCTCTAGAAATTTATGGTCTTTCTGCTGCCGAACAAAAAGAAAGCTTTAGTACTTTTGAAGTGGTTGACGATCTTGTTTTACCAGAAGGTTTCACTTATCAAGTCATAATCTCATGGGGCGATCGCATTGGTGAATCAGACCATTTTGGTTACAACAATGACTACGTTACTCTGATCGAAACTTCTCCCAATCAAGGTTATTTAGTTGTTAATCACGAATATATCAGTGCTAAACCTTGGCGACAAGGTTATCAAACAGTAATTGGTAAGTCTTTACCCTTTGATGAAGTGATGAAAGCGATGGCAGCAGCAGGGGGTGAGATTGATGCTTTTTCTCTACCCGATGACGATCCTCTTAAGAGTAAAATTTACGAAATTTCTAAAGCTGCTCAATATGATGCTGGTTTATCCATTATTTCCGTTCGTAAAAAATCCGATGGCACTTGGGAACGCACCTATAGTAAAAGCGATCGCCGTATCACTGGTATTTCTGGTCTTGAAGATGGCAAATATTTAAAAGTAACTGGACCAGCAGCAGCCGTCTTTCGTAAGTCTAGCGGAAAAGGTTATCTAGATGGTTTGAGCGATCGCATTATTGGGACTCATCAAAATTGTGCTGGTGGCACTACTCCTTGGGGTACGGTTTTTAGTGCGGAGGAAAATTTTCAAGGTGAGGTAGCAGAAGCAGTTTATGCCGATGGTACTTCCTTCCCTCCCAGTACCGTACCTTTTAGTTTAGTTACAGAAGCAGGAGAAATTGAGGATTTATCTGGACAAGGTAACGTTTTTGGTTATCAAGGTAATAAATATGGTTGGGCGGTTGAAGTCGATCCTGCTAATCCTAATGATTATGGAACAAAACATTCCTGGTTGGGTCGTTATCGTCATGAAGCCTTTGCCTTTCGCGCAGTAGCTGGCAAAAATCTAGCAGTTTATTCAGGATGCGATCGCCGAGGTGGTCATTTTTATAAGTTCATTAGTACCGATCTGGTTCAAGATACTACTAGCAAAGAAAACTCGCGTTTGATGGAAAAGGGAATCCTTTACGCTGCTAAGTTCAATCCCGATGGTACAGGTAGTTGGATTGCGCTTCAACCAGATACACCAATTAATCCAGAAATGCCCAGTGTCCACACTGGAGGGATGATTCCTTTACCTAACCGTCCCGATGGTGGTTTTACCCCAGTCACAGAAGATTCTGTTGCTCAAGCTTTTGCTCAAAAATACCAGACTTTAGCAGATTTATATCAAGGTAATAATGAAGAAGAATTACAAGGAGCTATTTTAATTGATGCTCACTTTGCAGCTAGTGCAGCAGGAGCAACTTGTACTGCCCGTCCTGAAGATGCCGACCTTAACAATGAAGGCATATTATTTATTGCTTTTACCTCTGGTTCTGTTAGTGATAGTGATGGTAGTCCTAATCAAAACATTTTCCAAGGTCCTAACGGTGAATCTGCTTATGAACACGGCTGGATTATGAAATTAGCCGAAGATAATGACGATCCCGCAGCTATGACTTTTCAGTGGGAATTGTTTGCTACAGGGGGTGAACCAGCCGAAGGAGGTTTGGGTTTTTCTAATCCCGATAATCTTCTCTTTGACCGCCAAGATAATCTTTGGATGGTAACGGATATATCCACTGATAAACATAATCAAGAAATTGTCAGTCGTGTTAACTCTGATGGCACTTTTGTCAGCCAGTCTGATTTGCGAAGCTTGTTTGGCAACAATTCAGTGTGGTATTTTCCTACTTCTGGTGGGAATGCAGGGGAAGCTTATCTATTTGCCTACGGCCCGATGGATTGCGAAATCTGTGGTCTTTGGTTAACTGAAGATGAAAAGACTTTGTTCCTTGCACCTCAACATCCAGGTGA
- a CDS encoding sucrose phosphatase, producing the protein MNPFLFVTDLDHTLVGDDYALELLNQHLEQHRQQYGTKIVYATGRSLYLYRQLAQEKPLLFPDALITAVGTEIYFNPSQTEVDLEWAEVLSDGWHREEIAAVANQYPQLEPQPESEQNPFKISYYLSESDAQELLSALETELLSQGFKIKLVYSGSQDLDILPLKGDKGLAVQFLRNRWEVAAEATVTCGDSGNDIALFKGDEKGIIVGNAKSELRQWYEINQNNSLYLAEAVCAGGILEGLKYFGFL; encoded by the coding sequence GTGAACCCATTTTTATTTGTGACAGATTTAGACCATACTTTAGTAGGTGACGATTATGCTTTAGAGCTTCTCAATCAACATCTAGAACAACATCGTCAACAATATGGTACTAAAATAGTATACGCTACAGGGCGATCGCTTTATCTCTATAGGCAGTTGGCACAAGAAAAACCTCTTCTTTTTCCAGATGCTTTAATTACCGCCGTAGGAACAGAAATCTATTTTAATCCTAGTCAAACCGAAGTCGATTTAGAATGGGCAGAGGTACTTTCTGATGGTTGGCATCGAGAAGAAATAGCAGCAGTAGCTAATCAATATCCTCAACTCGAACCTCAACCTGAATCTGAGCAAAATCCTTTCAAAATTAGTTATTATCTAAGTGAATCGGACGCGCAAGAGTTATTATCTGCTTTAGAAACCGAGTTATTATCCCAAGGTTTTAAAATTAAGTTGGTTTACAGTGGTTCACAAGATTTAGATATTCTTCCTCTTAAGGGTGATAAAGGTTTAGCTGTTCAATTTTTGAGGAATAGATGGGAAGTTGCTGCGGAAGCTACTGTTACCTGTGGTGACTCTGGCAACGATATTGCTTTGTTTAAAGGAGATGAAAAAGGCATTATTGTTGGTAATGCTAAATCAGAATTACGTCAGTGGTATGAAATTAATCAAAATAATTCTCTTTATTTAGCTGAAGCTGTTTGTGCAGGGGGAATTTTGGAAGGTTTGAAATATTTTGGCTTTTTGTAA